In one window of Pseudoalteromonas xiamenensis DNA:
- a CDS encoding ATP-dependent DNA helicase, with translation MAVHVENAIAERATCVVEAETGTGKTFAYLAPALKSNKKIIISTGSKALQEQLFHRDLPELVKALNAGRKVALLKGRANYLCLYRLSQHVSHVPTDDPDVMHQLAMVAKFATETNNGDLADCVGIEEDAKVLPYVNSTADNCLGKECPDFQECYIRKARLRAMDADLVVINHHLFFADMAVKDSGFAELMPTADSYIFDEAHQLPEIACDYFGESFSTKQLQELITDIRVVYRADIPDMLQLGKTLNKLETAVADFRLVFPLEGAKGDWRNVLKEKYICDAIHRVISDLAFLYQVLKTCLDRSDKIEPLFERTLSLKGKLERVFDINETGYSYWYEVGRRTVQIHITPLNVATKFAELVEKTQAGFIFTSATLSVNGELNHFSDSLGLKPKYQLLLESPFDYKTQALLCLPRYLPEINDDLMPHAIVKMAKEVIAASKGRCFMLFTSYRMMHLVYEGLSERIPYPVFMQGQSSKRIILEQFVRHGNAVLLGTASFWEGVDVRGDALSCVIIDKIPFTSPDDPLLQARMQDCEKQGKDPFASIQIPQAVIALKQGVGRLIRDRNDTGVLILCDNRLVTRPYGQVFLKSLPNMTRTRDITAAIKFLENIN, from the coding sequence ATGGCCGTTCATGTTGAAAATGCCATTGCCGAACGTGCAACGTGTGTTGTGGAAGCTGAAACAGGAACGGGGAAAACCTTTGCGTATTTGGCTCCAGCGCTCAAAAGCAACAAGAAAATCATCATTTCAACAGGCTCAAAAGCATTGCAAGAACAGTTGTTCCATCGTGATTTACCAGAGCTTGTTAAGGCGCTCAATGCGGGACGAAAAGTCGCATTGCTCAAAGGCCGAGCAAACTATTTGTGTTTATATCGCCTTAGTCAACATGTAAGTCACGTACCAACTGATGATCCTGATGTTATGCACCAACTTGCCATGGTGGCAAAATTCGCAACTGAAACCAACAACGGGGATTTGGCGGACTGTGTCGGCATCGAAGAAGACGCAAAAGTCTTACCATACGTAAATTCCACAGCAGACAATTGTTTAGGTAAAGAGTGTCCTGATTTCCAAGAATGCTATATTCGAAAAGCTCGTTTACGTGCAATGGATGCCGACCTTGTCGTAATTAACCACCATCTCTTTTTTGCGGATATGGCTGTGAAAGACAGTGGTTTTGCCGAACTCATGCCAACAGCAGATAGTTATATTTTTGACGAAGCTCACCAGCTACCAGAAATTGCGTGTGACTACTTCGGCGAATCGTTTAGTACTAAGCAATTGCAAGAACTTATTACCGACATACGCGTCGTTTATCGAGCTGACATTCCTGATATGCTGCAACTCGGAAAAACACTCAATAAATTAGAAACGGCGGTGGCAGATTTTCGTTTAGTGTTTCCACTTGAAGGCGCAAAAGGAGACTGGCGAAACGTACTGAAAGAGAAGTACATCTGTGACGCGATTCACCGTGTAATTTCTGATTTGGCCTTTTTGTATCAAGTGCTTAAGACCTGCTTAGACCGTAGCGATAAAATAGAACCATTGTTTGAACGCACGCTTTCTTTAAAGGGCAAGTTAGAGCGTGTTTTTGATATTAACGAAACGGGTTACAGCTATTGGTATGAAGTTGGACGTAGAACGGTTCAAATACATATTACGCCACTGAACGTTGCGACTAAGTTCGCTGAGTTAGTAGAAAAAACCCAAGCGGGATTTATATTCACGTCAGCTACTTTATCTGTGAACGGCGAATTGAACCATTTTTCGGATAGTTTAGGCCTTAAACCGAAATATCAACTTTTGCTTGAAAGCCCGTTTGATTACAAAACACAAGCGCTTCTTTGCCTACCTCGTTATTTGCCTGAAATTAATGATGATCTAATGCCTCATGCCATCGTAAAAATGGCAAAGGAAGTGATAGCTGCATCGAAAGGTCGTTGTTTTATGTTGTTCACGAGCTATCGAATGATGCATTTGGTGTATGAAGGCTTAAGCGAGCGTATTCCTTACCCCGTTTTCATGCAAGGTCAGTCATCAAAGCGTATTATTCTCGAACAATTTGTTCGTCATGGTAATGCGGTGTTGCTGGGTACAGCCTCTTTTTGGGAAGGTGTAGACGTACGTGGTGATGCGCTTAGTTGTGTCATTATCGATAAAATACCTTTTACTTCGCCGGACGACCCGCTACTCCAAGCTAGAATGCAAGATTGTGAAAAGCAGGGTAAAGATCCATTTGCCTCTATACAAATACCACAGGCAGTGATTGCCCTAAAACAGGGGGTTGGCCGTCTTATCCGTGACAGAAATGATACAGGCGTCCTTATCTTGTGCGATAATAGGTTAGTAACAAGACCTTACGGTCAAGTATTCTTAAAAAGTCTGCCAAACATGACTCGAACACGAGACATTACGGCTGCAATTAAATTTCTAGAGAACATCAATTAA
- the tsaB gene encoding tRNA (adenosine(37)-N6)-threonylcarbamoyltransferase complex dimerization subunit type 1 TsaB — protein sequence MSMNLLALDASTEALSVALQFNGNVFSFFEVCPQQHSQKILPTVDSLLKEAGCSLKDLDGIVFGRGPGSFTGVRIGVSIAQGLAFASNLTLVGVSTLQAMAQQAIEENNVTEVIAGIDARMDEIYFCEYRKDENGIAIEAYNEGVIRPEFMNTQQQNSMAVGTAWQTYPNVLDDKNVTISEAILYPDARFMLPIGIAAIEQGLAVAPADAQPHYVRDTVTWKKLPGRE from the coding sequence ATGAGTATGAACCTACTTGCACTCGATGCATCGACAGAGGCGCTTTCGGTCGCTTTACAGTTCAATGGCAATGTCTTTTCATTTTTTGAAGTTTGCCCTCAACAACATAGCCAGAAAATTCTACCTACCGTAGATAGCCTTCTAAAAGAAGCAGGTTGCTCACTTAAGGATCTCGACGGCATTGTTTTTGGTCGAGGCCCAGGAAGTTTTACTGGTGTTCGAATTGGCGTGTCGATTGCGCAAGGTTTGGCGTTTGCGTCTAACCTAACGCTAGTGGGTGTGTCGACGTTGCAAGCGATGGCGCAGCAAGCTATCGAAGAAAACAATGTAACAGAGGTGATTGCTGGTATTGATGCCAGAATGGACGAAATTTATTTTTGTGAATATCGTAAGGACGAAAATGGTATCGCCATCGAAGCGTATAACGAGGGTGTGATTCGTCCTGAGTTTATGAACACCCAGCAGCAAAATTCGATGGCAGTAGGTACAGCTTGGCAGACCTATCCGAATGTCTTAGATGACAAAAATGTCACTATTTCTGAAGCGATTTTGTATCCAGATGCGCGTTTTATGTTACCAATCGGAATAGCAGCAATTGAGCAAGGTTTAGCGGTTGCTCCTGCAGACGCTCAACCGCATTACGTGAGAGATACGGTTACTTGGAAAAAGTTGCCAGGTCGCGAATAA